TCGCCCTACCGGCACTACTACGTCTGGAGCGACACCGACGAGCGCTACCGCGACGCCCGCATCATCTTCCTCGATAGCGAGCAGTCCAACTGGACGTGGGACCCGGTGGCCAAGGCCTACTACTGGCACCGGTTCTTCCACCACCAGCCCGATCTCAACTACGACAACCCCCAGGTGCGCCGCGAACTGCTCGATGTCATGCGCTTCTGGCTCGACAAGGGCCTCGATGGCTTTCGCTGCGACGCGGTGCCCTATCTCTTCGAGCGGGAGGGCACCAACTGCGAGAATCTCCCGGAGACCCACGAGTTCCTCCGCGAGATCCGGGCCACCCTCGACCGCGAGTACCAGGGCCGCGTCCTGCTCGCCGAGGCGAACCAGTGGCCGGCCGACGTCCGCCCGTACTTCGGCGACGGCGACGAGTTCCACATGGCCTTCCACTTCCCCCTCATGCCGCGCATCTTCCTGGCCGTCCGTCACGGCGACCGCCGACCCATCACCGACATCTTCGTGCACACCCCGGAGATCCCGCCGTCGGCGCAGTGGTGCCTCTTCCTGCGCAACCACGACGAGCTGACGCTCGAGATGGTGTCTGACGAAGAGCGCCACCATCTCTACTACGCTTACGGATCGGACCCGCGCATGCGTCTGAACCTGGGCATCCGCCGCCGGCTCGCCCCGCTGCTCGAGAACGACCGGCGCAAGATCGAGCTGCTCACGAGCCTGCTCTTCACCCTGCCGGGCAGCCCGATCCTCTACTACGGTGACGAGATCGGGATGGGCGACAACATCTACCTGGGCGACCGCAACGGCGTCCGCACTCCCATGCAGTGGACGGGCGATCGCAACGCCGGCTTCTCGCGCGCGGACACCGCCCGCCTGTACCTGCCGCTCATCGTGGACCCGGTCTACGGCTACCAGTCCATCAACGTGGAGGCCCAGCAGCGCACCCCGTCGTCACTGCTCAACTGGATGAAGCGCCTCATCGAGGTGCGCAAGAAGACGCGGGTCTTCGGCCGCGGCACGCTCCACTTCCTGCGGCCCGCCAACGAGAGCGTGCTCGCCCACGTGCGCGAGCACGAGGGGCAGAGCGTGATCGCGATCCACAACCTGGCCGGCTCCGCCCAGCCGGTCGAGCTGGATCTCCGCGCCTGGCGCGGCCACACCCCGATCGAGATGCTGGGCGACACGCGCTTTCCCACCGTGGGGACGGGTTCCTATGTCATCAGCCTCGCCCCGTACGGCTACTACTGGTTCCGCCTCGAGCCGCCGTTCTCCGACCAGCCTCGCTATGGCATCGAGGACGCTCCGCTCTGATCCGCGCGCCATCGTCGCCCTGCTCGCCGGGACCGGCCGCGACGACCTCGCCCGGTATCTGACGCGGCAGCGGTGGTTCGCGGCCAAGACCCGCGGAATCGGCGCGGTGGCGGTGGCCGACTGGGGCGTGCTGGACGCGGACGGGCCGCTCCTGCTCCTGCTGCTCGACGTCGACGACGACCGCTACTACGTGCCGGTCACCGTCGCGGCGAGCGCGGCCGGGGACGTCATCACCCGGTCGGGCGATGACGCGGTGGTGGACGCCCACGACGACCCGCGCTTCGCCCGCCGCGCGCTCGCCGCGATGGCGGCCGGGCGCGACGTGGCCGGCCAGGCCGGGCGCTTCGGCTTCCGCGCCACGCCGGGCTGGGCGTTCCCGCCGGAGCCGGACCGGCTGCCGGCGGACCGTCACCGGGGCGAGCAGAGCAACACCTCGATGATGCTCGGCACGGGACTCATGCTGAAGTCGCTCCGCCGGCCCCAGCCCGGCCTCAATCCGGATCTCGAGATCACGCGATTCCTCACGACCCGGACCGCGTTCCGCGAGGTGCCGCGCCTCGCCGGCTGGGTCGAGTACGAGGGCCGGCGCGGCACGTTCTCGCTCGCGGTGCTGCAGGAGTTCGTGCCCAACCAGGGCGACGGCTGGAAGCACGTGCTCGCCAGGCTCCGGGAGCGGGGCGCCGCGATCGAGCGCGCTTCCGACCCGCTGCTCGACGAGGTGCACCGTCTCGGCGCCATCACCGGCGGGCTTCACGTCGCGCTCGCCTCCGATCCCTCCGCGGCGGAATTCGCCCCCGAGCCGGTCACGCGGGCCGACGTCGAGCGCTGGACCGACGACATCGCCCGCGATCTGGGCGGCGACGACATCCAGCGGTTGCTTCGGGACCGCCCGGGTCGGGCCGCCGGGGCGGAGGCCCGGCGCGCACGGGTGCTCGCCGCGCTTTCGCCGCTGACCGCGACCGTCAAGATCCGCGTCCACGGCGACTACCATCTCGGACAGGTGTTGAAGACCACCGACGGCTTCGTGATCATCGACTTCGAGGGCGAGCCGGCGCGCCCGCTGGCCGACCGGCGCCGACGTCAGGCGGCGCTGCGCGACGTGGCCGGCATGCTGCGCTCGCTCGACTACGCCGCCCACGCGGTCGGCCGGGAAGCGCCCGAGGGCGAGCGGGCCGCCCGGCTGGCGGCGCTGACCGCATGGGAGGACCGCGCGCGCCGCGCGTTCCTGGCCGGCTATCGCGCCGCGGTCACCGCGAGCGCGGAGCCGCTGGTGCCCGCCGAGGAGCCGGCCTTGCTGCGGGCGTGCGCCGCCTTCGAGCTGGAGAAGGCCTGCTACGAGCTGCGCTACGAGCTGAACAACCGGCCGGACTGGGTGGCCATTCCCCTCGCCGGTATCACCCGGATCCTCGCCGCCGCCTAGCCCTCACGGCTTCGTCGCTCCGGCGACCCGGCCAGCGCGGCCACGCTCCTGGCCACGGTCATGAGCGGTACCGCGGCGGCGGCCAGGACGAGGCCGCGCAGGGCGCCGACGGCTCCCGCGATGACGCGCAGTCCCGCCAGCGTCAGCACCGGGGCGGCGACCAGCAGCGCCGCTCCGGCCCCGCGCCCCGATCGGCTCACAGCGTCGGCTTGCCCATCCGGCCCGGCGCCACCGCGCTGGCCGGCTCCTCCTCGTCTGAGGCCTGGAACTCGGCGTCCCGGGCGAGGATCTGCACGCTGACCGCGCCGGGCAGGAGCCGGGCCCCGCGCAGCTCGACCTGCGGCAACCCCATCGCCAGCGCCCCGCGCACCGCGGCCTGCACCGCGCGCTCGATCGCCGCGTTCACCGCCTCGTCGGACTCGTCCTCGAGCGCTTGCACCGTCTCGATCGCCGCCATCGCCGCCGCAGCAGGTGCGAACGCGCCCCAGAGCAGCGTGCCGGCGGCCGCGCCCGCCGCCGTCAATGCGATGATCCCTCGCTTCATGGTGTTCTCCTTGGCCTGTCGTATGGGATATCGCGAAGAAAATCGCAAGGCCTGTGCCATCGGCACTTCTCGAGCGGGGGCGTGCGGGGTCGCGTCGGTTCTTCCCGGTAAAGCTGACGCGCCCCCGGCCGGTCACCGCGGCCGCTCGAACCCACGCGCGCACGACGGCCCGAAGAGTTCCGAGCACTTGCGCGCCGCGCGCGACGCTGGCACGTGGTGTGCCTCGTGTCTGCCAGCGATTCGACAGACAGGAGGCCATGAACATGCTCTGGACGATATTCGTGATCCTGCTGGTGCTGTGGGCGGTCGGGATGGTGAGTTCTTACACGCTCGGTGGGTTCATCCATCTTCTGCTGCTGATTGCGCTCGCGGTGGTCCTCATCCGGATCATCCAGGGCCGCCGGCCGGTATGAGCCCCGGGCCGAGCAAAGTCCCGGCGCTCCAGAAAGGCATCGCATGAAGAGCGGACTGCTGATCATCGCCGTCATCCTGATCGCCATCGGCGTGGTGTCGCTCGCGTACCAGGGCATCACCTACACCACGCGAGAGAAGGTGCTCGAGGTCGGCCCCATCAAGGCCACCGCCGAGAAGGAGAAGACACTGCCGTTGCCGCCGATCCTGGGCGGACTGTCGCTCGCCGGCGGGGTGGTGCTGCTCGTCGCGGCCACGCGACGGTAGCGCGGTCTCGCCGGCGTAGCCACGGGCGCGGTCCCTTCTCGGCCGCGCCCGTGGTGTTTTTCCGGGCCTCCCGGCTCCCGCGGTATCATGCCACGGTGACCAGGAGAGGCACGTCCTGCTGACGGTCGGACGGCTCGTCGAGCCGCTGACCGGCCGACACTGGGATGCTCCGGCGGTGACCCGCGCGGTCGCGGCCCGGACCGCGCGATGGACACGCCGGGGCCTGCGTCCCGGCGATCGGGTCTTCCTCCACTCGGGCAATCGCCTCGAGTTCTTCGCCGAGCTGCTCGCGCTCTGGCGCCTGGGCGCCTGCGCGGTGCCGCTGGATCCGCGCCTGACCCGCGTGGAGCTGGAGCGACTGGTCGAGGCGGCGTCTCCCCGGTTCTCGGTGGTCGACGATTCCGTCGAAGTGGCGTCCGCCCTGCCCGCTTCGGTCGCGGTCGTCGGAGCCGACGAGGCCGACGGCACCGGCGATCTGCCGCCCGATCTCGCGGAGCCGGGCGCCGACGCCCTGATCCTCTTCACCTCGGGCTCCAGCGGCCGGCCGAAGGGCGTGGTGCACACCCACGCCTCGCTCCGGGCGCGCTGGGCCGCCCTCCGGCATCACCTGGGCCTCGCCGCGTACGCGCGCACGCTCTGCCTGCTGCCGACCCACTTCGGCCACGGGCTCATCTGCAACAGCTTGTTCCCGTGGCTCGCCGGGCAGGACCTCTTCATCACTCCGCCGTTTCGTCCCGACCTCCTGGCCCGGCTCGGCGCCCTC
This region of Candidatus Methylomirabilota bacterium genomic DNA includes:
- the treS gene encoding maltose alpha-D-glucosyltransferase, with the protein product MSDRDPLWYKDAVFYELHVRAFRDGNDDGIGDFIGLTSQLGHLRELGVDCIWLLPFFRSPLRDDGYDVAEYREIHPDYGTMADFDRFLEAAHGHGMRVIADLVVNHTSDQHPWFQAARRSPDSPYRHYYVWSDTDERYRDARIIFLDSEQSNWTWDPVAKAYYWHRFFHHQPDLNYDNPQVRRELLDVMRFWLDKGLDGFRCDAVPYLFEREGTNCENLPETHEFLREIRATLDREYQGRVLLAEANQWPADVRPYFGDGDEFHMAFHFPLMPRIFLAVRHGDRRPITDIFVHTPEIPPSAQWCLFLRNHDELTLEMVSDEERHHLYYAYGSDPRMRLNLGIRRRLAPLLENDRRKIELLTSLLFTLPGSPILYYGDEIGMGDNIYLGDRNGVRTPMQWTGDRNAGFSRADTARLYLPLIVDPVYGYQSINVEAQQRTPSSLLNWMKRLIEVRKKTRVFGRGTLHFLRPANESVLAHVREHEGQSVIAIHNLAGSAQPVELDLRAWRGHTPIEMLGDTRFPTVGTGSYVISLAPYGYYWFRLEPPFSDQPRYGIEDAPL
- a CDS encoding DUF3185 domain-containing protein; translation: MKSGLLIIAVILIAIGVVSLAYQGITYTTREKVLEVGPIKATAEKEKTLPLPPILGGLSLAGGVVLLVAATRR
- a CDS encoding lmo0937 family membrane protein, whose translation is MLWTIFVILLVLWAVGMVSSYTLGGFIHLLLLIALAVVLIRIIQGRRPV